One Gammaproteobacteria bacterium genomic window, CATCTTGGCACATCGCGATGCCGTCGGGAGGGGGCGACCACTCCATCGTACTTGTTCAGCCAGAGCGAGGAAGACGTCCACGGGAATGGTCCCGACCGTAGCCTGACGACCTGGCTCTTGGCAACGTCAGCCTCCCCGGGGATCTCTCGGTTCACGGCTCAACCACGCTCTTCGCGTGTCTTGGGTAGAGGCTACTCAAGTGTCGGTTCGCGGCCCGGGCGAGTAGAGTCCGGCGGGCTCTAAGGAACGCGAGGAAGTTGTCCACCTTCCATAGCTTCTCGTCCATTGGGATCCACTGGGACTCCAGAACCCTCGGATGTCGCTCGAGCACGAACCGGAAATAGCCGTGGCGGCCGATGCGGCGACGCACGGGGTCACTAGTGTCCTTGACATAGGGGGATGGTTCTGCCGGACAAGCCGCACCAATCCACTTGTCGCACCCAGGCGCTACGAAGCCGAGGTTCCCCAGAGCGTTGACTTGCGGTCGGGAGTACCCGACAGCATAGAGTGCCCTCTTCGGAAAGATGGGGTGGACCTTCAGTTGGGCATCGCCGTCCGGCATGACCGCTCGAAGGTCGATTCCACTACAGAAATCCCTTGCGCCGCCCGCGCGCGCCAGCCAGTAGAGAGTTGGATAGAGACGGGCCCCGATCGACCAGGAGTCGAAGTCGGCGGGCTCCACCTGCCGCCGACCCCACTTGGTCCCTATGTCTCCGATCAACCGCTCAATCCCATCCATGGTGCCGTCCACCGACGCCAGATCTTGTTTGATGGCGGTCTCGGTCGAAGCGGAGAAGCGGCCCCGCATCCCGGCCTGCAGAAACCAGTAGAGGAGCGAATCCCACTCCCACTCGTCGACGGGTTCCGGCCTGCGCAATTCCAAGTGGCGAACCATGACCGGAAGCGCAAAGCGTCCGAACAGGACTCGGTCATGGTCCAGCCGCAGCCTGTGGTAGACGTGGTCCAAGCAGTGGCGCACATGATGGAAAGTGCGCTCCAGGCCGGCTCGTATCTCTTCGCGCGGAGCATCATGGAGTTGTCGAAAACCAGCCTCTCCGTTTGCGACCGCGTTCACACACCGAAGCAGCCAGCCCTCGGTAAAGCTGAATCCATAGTGGATTCGCAATCCCTTCAGCAAGCTCTGCATCTCCCCCTTTACATCGGGCCACTTGGCGGCGATCCGCGCCAGCGCAAGATCACCGCTCGACAACTTGGTGCCCGCGCTGTTTAGGCGGTTGAATATGTCCAAGATCGTGCCAACGCTGTGGCCCTCATCGGTTATCTGCTCGATGTGCAGGTCTATGCCGGTTACGCCGAGTAGATGAAGCAGGCGGTTGTTGATCGTGATGAAATCGATGGGATCAAGCGTCTCGCCCGGGGCACCGAGCCTCTCGGCCAGCAAGTCGGCGAGTCCGCTAACCCCAGCCTTCATTACTCTGGTCACGTCGAACCAGAGTGGATCTTCCTTCATCTTGCTGGGCTGGAAGAACTCGAACCGCTCCTCTCCGGCGTGGAAATACAGGTCGGAGAATGGCTTTTCATCTCCGTTGAAGAAGTCCGGCACCTCGCCCTTGATTACCCCGTACAGCGAAGTCACGCGCTGTTGGCCGTCCAGCAGAAGTTCGGTAGGCCCTCCACGCTCAAGCGAGGTGATCCAGGTCAACAGGCTCCCCACCGGGTGTCTTCGGTAGAGCGAGTCGAAGAGCTCGCGTACCTGGCTCCGCTTCCACACGTACCCTCGCTGAAACGCGGGGAGGGTAATGTTGCCCGTTGCGACCTTGGCGAGGATGCCGGCGATCTTCACTCAGTTACTCCCGCTTTGGTCAACAGAACGCCTGCCATGTTCCGATTGTCACGCGGGTGGGTGGCTCGGTCAAGAGTCGAATCAGCCCATGGG contains:
- a CDS encoding DUF262 domain-containing protein, producing MKIAGILAKVATGNITLPAFQRGYVWKRSQVRELFDSLYRRHPVGSLLTWITSLERGGPTELLLDGQQRVTSLYGVIKGEVPDFFNGDEKPFSDLYFHAGEERFEFFQPSKMKEDPLWFDVTRVMKAGVSGLADLLAERLGAPGETLDPIDFITINNRLLHLLGVTGIDLHIEQITDEGHSVGTILDIFNRLNSAGTKLSSGDLALARIAAKWPDVKGEMQSLLKGLRIHYGFSFTEGWLLRCVNAVANGEAGFRQLHDAPREEIRAGLERTFHHVRHCLDHVYHRLRLDHDRVLFGRFALPVMVRHLELRRPEPVDEWEWDSLLYWFLQAGMRGRFSASTETAIKQDLASVDGTMDGIERLIGDIGTKWGRRQVEPADFDSWSIGARLYPTLYWLARAGGARDFCSGIDLRAVMPDGDAQLKVHPIFPKRALYAVGYSRPQVNALGNLGFVAPGCDKWIGAACPAEPSPYVKDTSDPVRRRIGRHGYFRFVLERHPRVLESQWIPMDEKLWKVDNFLAFLRARRTLLARAANRHLSSLYPRHAKSVVEP